The following proteins are encoded in a genomic region of Neomicrococcus aestuarii:
- a CDS encoding PaaI family thioesterase has product MAHPQTVEEFKALVEKFEARRGFDDIAVTLGLQPHDVTEDSISMTLPLTEPMAQANGMFSAASLFGAADITGTFLAMMTYADRGGFPLAVQSNLNFMSNSKASPAVATARILRGGGSVAVAEVSVADADGKELVHSTFTYVIKDRTLGK; this is encoded by the coding sequence GTGGCTCACCCACAAACTGTTGAAGAGTTCAAAGCGCTCGTTGAGAAGTTTGAGGCCCGGCGCGGGTTCGATGACATTGCAGTGACGTTGGGCCTTCAGCCGCATGACGTGACCGAGGATTCCATTTCGATGACCTTGCCGCTGACAGAACCAATGGCTCAGGCCAACGGCATGTTCTCCGCCGCTTCCCTGTTTGGCGCTGCTGACATCACGGGCACGTTCCTCGCGATGATGACGTACGCGGATCGTGGCGGATTCCCGCTGGCCGTGCAGTCCAACCTGAACTTCATGAGCAATTCCAAGGCATCACCGGCCGTTGCTACCGCCCGCATCTTGCGCGGCGGCGGTTCCGTGGCCGTCGCCGAAGTGTCCGTTGCGGACGCCGACGGTAAAGAACTGGTGCATTCGACCTTCACGTACGTCATCAAAGATAGAACGCTCGGCAAATAG
- a CDS encoding 2-keto-4-pentenoate hydratase: MTLNNEVPAAGWADSTSDQAAAHQRVIVRFGEELLSAYETKEAIDPLRDQIPNMSLAEAYAIQEYQLHKQQSTGRVLAGRKVGLTSLAMQQQLGVDEPDFGYFFKDMVYGPDAEIATEQFISPKVEPEFGFVLKSELRGPNVTREEALEAIEAVYAAIEIIDSRIKNWDIKLVDTVADNASCGAIAVGSTPLDVTPAELADIQASLLINGEVKGSGTGEAVMGDPIAPLVWLANTLGNEGVALGAGQLILPGSFCGAAPVVAGESATADFGDLGSLTIKFV; encoded by the coding sequence ATGACTCTCAATAACGAAGTTCCAGCGGCCGGCTGGGCAGATTCCACGTCCGATCAGGCGGCCGCGCACCAGCGCGTCATCGTTCGTTTCGGCGAAGAATTGCTGTCCGCGTATGAGACCAAGGAAGCGATCGATCCACTTCGCGATCAGATCCCGAACATGTCCTTGGCCGAGGCCTACGCCATCCAGGAGTACCAGCTCCACAAGCAGCAAAGCACCGGCCGCGTTCTTGCCGGCCGCAAGGTGGGTCTGACTTCCCTTGCTATGCAGCAGCAGCTTGGTGTCGACGAACCCGACTTTGGCTACTTCTTCAAGGACATGGTCTATGGTCCAGACGCTGAGATCGCGACGGAACAGTTCATCTCTCCCAAGGTTGAGCCTGAGTTTGGCTTTGTTTTGAAGAGCGAACTCCGCGGCCCGAACGTCACTCGCGAAGAGGCACTCGAAGCGATCGAGGCTGTGTACGCAGCCATCGAGATCATCGATTCCCGCATCAAGAACTGGGACATCAAGCTCGTTGACACCGTTGCGGATAACGCATCGTGCGGCGCCATTGCCGTGGGCTCCACGCCTCTCGACGTGACCCCTGCTGAATTGGCTGATATCCAGGCATCGCTGTTGATCAACGGCGAAGTCAAGGGTTCCGGCACTGGCGAAGCCGTCATGGGCGATCCGATCGCTCCCTTGGTGTGGCTTGCCAACACTCTCGGCAACGAGGGCGTTGCTCTCGGGGCCGGTCAGCTCATCCTCCCCGGCTCGTTCTGCGGTGCCGCACCTGTTGTCGCCGGAGAGTCCGCAACCGCCGATTTCGGTGATCTCGGCTCCCTCACCATCAAGTTTGTCTAG
- a CDS encoding 3-carboxyethylcatechol 2,3-dioxygenase, with translation MPQALVCMSHSPLLEHTDPPADVKAAVEESFEAVRKFVKDFDPDLVINFGPDHYNGFFQDLMPPFCIAYNAHGTGDYDSFDGELNVPTEIAEELAKFLVTQDMDVAISRKMEVDHGAVQPMEVIYHGDAAAKPMIPVFINSVAQPFTKVSRVRKLGAGIGEFFKNSDKKVLFIGSGGLSHDPPVPRFNEATDEQKKFLVEGRKPTPEARAARQQRTIDTAKAFARGEADIMDLNPEWDLAFLDMCRSNDVERFDSLVAEEMDAVAGHSSHEVRTWVAAYSALRACGEYEITYEFYKPIKEYIAGFGVTTAVLK, from the coding sequence ATGCCTCAGGCACTCGTGTGTATGTCGCACAGCCCGCTCTTGGAGCACACAGATCCCCCAGCCGACGTCAAAGCTGCCGTCGAGGAATCCTTTGAAGCGGTTCGCAAGTTCGTCAAGGACTTTGACCCGGATCTGGTCATCAATTTTGGGCCCGACCACTACAACGGTTTCTTCCAGGACCTCATGCCTCCGTTCTGCATCGCTTACAACGCGCACGGAACCGGCGACTACGACTCTTTCGACGGCGAACTCAACGTTCCCACCGAAATCGCTGAAGAGCTCGCGAAGTTCCTCGTCACTCAGGACATGGACGTCGCTATCTCCCGGAAGATGGAAGTCGACCACGGCGCAGTTCAGCCGATGGAAGTGATCTACCACGGCGACGCAGCAGCGAAGCCCATGATCCCCGTCTTCATCAACTCGGTGGCTCAGCCATTCACGAAGGTTTCCCGAGTTCGTAAGCTCGGCGCCGGCATTGGCGAGTTCTTCAAGAATTCGGACAAGAAGGTGCTCTTCATCGGCTCCGGCGGACTCTCCCACGATCCACCGGTTCCACGCTTCAACGAGGCCACCGACGAGCAGAAGAAGTTCTTGGTGGAAGGGCGCAAGCCAACCCCCGAGGCTCGTGCCGCTCGTCAGCAGCGCACCATCGACACCGCAAAGGCGTTTGCTCGCGGTGAAGCGGACATCATGGACCTGAACCCTGAATGGGACTTGGCGTTCCTCGACATGTGCCGCTCTAACGATGTTGAGCGTTTCGATTCGCTCGTCGCCGAGGAAATGGACGCTGTTGCCGGCCACTCCTCCCACGAAGTTCGCACTTGGGTTGCCGCGTACTCCGCTTTGCGTGCGTGCGGCGAGTACGAGATCACGTACGAGTTCTACAAGCCCATCAAGGAATACATTGCAGGATTTGGCGTAACGACGGCGGTGCTCAAGTAA
- a CDS encoding MFS transporter, with protein sequence MEQHTTGNVAPAEDPNPPAIRPRTEKERKRAVISSFLGSTVEYYDFLLYTSAAGLVFPKILFNGMDQGLATTLAFATLLAGYLARPLGGILFGHFGDKIGRKNMLFITMLIMGVVSFAIGLMPTNLGPAFAGIALTILRVIQGIAVGGEWAGATLMAMEHSKGKSRGIGASMAVTGGPAGAVLSTLVLGLFMSLPADQFAAWGWRMPFLLSVVVVAIALYLRWRVTESPEFEAARARGDVHTGVPLVKLFKEHPKEVLLGCFAGVAALFMQGFLASFMVKYLASTSEKIAAVSGEAPALRSDILLYLLTFSSFLHIFTIPFFAHLSDKYGRKKVMMSGAVVGALLVWPMIALFHSNNYWLIALAFIIGNPIIQASQYGPIGAFLAEKFSPETRYTGVSITFQVSSILGAGVAPLVGQWLVPAGNGTLWLIGVYFVVLLVISTTAIALSKETYRNPAVRKESRDTEIVDDAVVQGY encoded by the coding sequence ATGGAACAGCACACCACGGGCAACGTCGCCCCGGCCGAGGATCCGAATCCTCCAGCAATCCGCCCTCGTACCGAAAAGGAACGTAAGCGCGCCGTCATTTCCAGCTTTCTTGGCTCGACGGTCGAGTACTACGACTTCCTCCTCTACACCTCGGCAGCCGGCTTGGTCTTCCCGAAAATCCTCTTCAACGGCATGGACCAGGGCCTCGCAACGACGCTGGCCTTCGCCACACTTCTTGCGGGCTACCTTGCCCGTCCACTCGGCGGCATCCTCTTCGGCCACTTCGGTGACAAGATCGGCCGCAAGAACATGCTCTTCATTACGATGCTCATCATGGGCGTCGTCTCCTTCGCAATCGGCCTCATGCCGACAAACCTCGGCCCCGCTTTCGCAGGTATTGCACTGACCATCCTCCGCGTGATCCAGGGCATCGCCGTGGGTGGCGAATGGGCCGGCGCAACGCTCATGGCCATGGAGCACTCCAAGGGCAAGTCCCGCGGCATCGGCGCTTCGATGGCCGTCACTGGTGGTCCTGCCGGCGCCGTGTTGTCCACTCTCGTGCTCGGCCTCTTCATGTCCCTTCCAGCCGACCAGTTCGCTGCGTGGGGTTGGCGTATGCCGTTCTTGCTCTCGGTCGTCGTGGTCGCAATCGCGCTCTACCTGCGGTGGCGCGTCACTGAGTCCCCAGAGTTCGAAGCTGCTCGTGCTCGCGGCGACGTCCACACCGGCGTTCCACTCGTCAAACTCTTCAAGGAACACCCGAAGGAAGTCCTCTTGGGCTGCTTCGCCGGTGTTGCCGCATTGTTCATGCAGGGCTTCTTGGCATCGTTCATGGTCAAGTACTTGGCCTCGACCTCGGAAAAGATCGCTGCAGTTTCGGGCGAAGCTCCAGCCTTGCGCTCGGATATCCTGCTCTACCTCTTGACGTTCTCATCCTTCCTCCACATCTTCACGATCCCGTTCTTCGCTCACTTGTCTGACAAGTACGGACGCAAGAAGGTCATGATGTCCGGTGCCGTGGTGGGCGCTCTCTTGGTCTGGCCAATGATCGCGCTCTTCCACTCCAACAACTACTGGCTGATCGCTCTCGCGTTCATCATTGGTAACCCGATCATCCAGGCCTCCCAGTACGGCCCGATCGGCGCATTCCTCGCCGAGAAGTTCTCCCCCGAGACCCGCTACACGGGCGTTTCCATCACCTTCCAGGTCTCCTCGATCTTGGGTGCCGGCGTCGCTCCTCTGGTAGGTCAGTGGTTGGTTCCTGCGGGCAACGGAACCCTGTGGCTCATCGGCGTCTACTTCGTCGTGCTCCTGGTCATCTCCACGACGGCCATCGCGCTCTCGAAGGAGACGTACCGCAATCCTGCGGTGCGCAAGGAATCCCGCGACACCGAAATTGTGGATGACGCGGTAGTTCAGGGCTACTAA